One window from the genome of Solea solea chromosome 2, fSolSol10.1, whole genome shotgun sequence encodes:
- the si:dkey-251i10.3 gene encoding U3 small nucleolar RNA-associated protein 14 homolog A, with the protein MIDMAKVSKKNMKKETIVKKSRGMTESSAATEPRVVYDDGDDEEEHLNEENLSSEEEQEGEDGASDERKRQKLLEAISALGGKRKNKLGERSEAAVHMSEFTVNADGGGDKVDLSDLIGNIDKTQAVPNKTKNQLKTLQQNEKTIETPLSKQESERIQRNVAFHKVATEVTQWKGIIQQNQKAEQLIFPLNQEPSGPRAMETVVTCWKAQTPLEQEIFSLLSANKQPIHNPILTPVEEATLKAMSFEEAKVRRAELQKARALQSYYEAKSRRERKIKSKKYHKVLNKAKRKDFLKQFETMVKTDPAAALEELNKMELARMKERMSLKHQNSGKWAKSKAIMAKYDEGARKAMQQQLEVNKDLTQKLVTSLNNDQEEEEEEEGGNPEVIPEFVNDAEQGVDSSNPWMRGKLFESPTEREVSDTVDFTEEGPGIMVNTAEEEEDDDEEGTEEERLLREFDHRRRLRQAEEADIVAVITVEHEEENKAAGACVSVLEEEEEENKAAAACVSVLEEDEEENKAAAACVSVLEEEEEEEEELSKFKSVFQGIANTHLDAEVEKAEETADTNHVDTHLEEGLMRIRTLEDVALLSQMESVADQTPVQPLTSPTTENMLSTTKMVGKNSKRKRGIELKQVLTKESKVIQVPLALTVEDKEDSDEMLDQRGLIKEAFAGDNVISDFLKDKRKQEDVGKPKVVDLTLPGWGEWGGMGHKPSRNKRRKFRIRTVPRPPRKDQHLPSVIISEKRNSSISLHQVNSLPSPFVNHTQFESTIRSPIGRMWNTEQTVNKITNPKVVTQMGAIIEPMAKEELMKNKKQVSTGNSSGVEPIKTKPMKHTKKK; encoded by the coding sequence ATGATAGACATGGCGAAAGTCTCtaagaagaacatgaagaaggAAACGATTGTTAAAAAGAGCCGCGGTATGACGGAGAGCAGCGCGGCGACGGAGCCTCGTGTTGTTTACGACGATGGAGACGACGAAGAAGAGCATTTAAATGAGGAAAACCTCAGCAGTGAGGAAGAGCAGGAGGGCGAGGACGGAGCCAGCGATGAGCGCAAACGGCAGAAGCTGCTGGAGGCCATCAGCGCTCTCGGGGGTAAGAGGAAGAATAAGCTGGGGGAGAGATCTGAGGCAGCCGTGCATATGTCCGAGTTCACTGTCAACGCGGACGGAGGGGGCGACAAAGTTGACCTGTCAGACCTCATAGGGAACATAGACAAAACCCAAGCAGTTCCAAACAAGACCAAGAACCAGCTGAAGACCTTACAGCAAAATGAGAAAACCATAGAAACTCCCCTGAGCAAGCAGGAGAGTGAGAGGATCCAGAGAAATGTTGCTTTTCATAAAGTAGCCACAGAAGTCACCCAGTGGAAGGGGATAATCCAACAGAACCAGAAAGCGGAGCAACTCATATTCCCGCTCAACCAGGAGCCCTCTGGCCCCAGAGCGATGGAGACGGTGGTAACGTGCTGGAAGGCTCAAACCCCACTGGAGCAGGAAATattttccctcctctctgccAACAAGCAGCCCATCCATAACCCCATCCTGACCCCTGTTGAGGAAGCTACACTGAAGGCCATGAGCTTTGAGGAGGCCAAGGTCCGCCGTGCTGAGCTGCAGAAGGCCAGAGCACTGCAATCCTACTATGAGGCCAAGTCCCGCAGAGAGAGGAAGATCAAGAGTAAAAAGTACCACAAAGTGCTCAATAAGGCCAAGCGCAAAGACTTCCTAAAGCAGTTTGAGACGATGGTAAAGACTGACCCGGCTGCTGCCTTAGAGGAACTGAATAAGATGGAGCTGGCTCGGATGAAAGAGAGGATGTCACTGAAACACCAGAACAGTGGCAAGTGGGCCAAATCCAAGGCCATCATGGCCAAATATGATGAGGGTGCTCGCAAAGCAATGCAACAGCAGCTAGAGGTGAACAAAGACCTGACCCAGAAGCTGGTGACTTCTCTGAATAACgaccaggaggaagaggaggaggaagaaggaggtAATCCAGAGGTGATACCTGAATTTGTCAACGATGCAGAGCAAGGTGTTGATTCTTCAAATCCCTGGATGAGAGGAAAGCTTTTTGAATctcccacagagagagaggtgagcgACACAGTGGATTTTACAGAAGAGGGGCCTGGAATCATGGTAAAtacagctgaagaagaagaagatgacgatGAGGAGGGAACGGAGGAGGAAAGGCTGCTCAGAGAGTTTGACCACAGGAGGAGACTGCGTCAGGCAGAGGAGGCTGACATAGTAGCTGTTATAACTGTGGAGCATGAGGAGGAGAATAAAGCTGCAGGAGCCTGTGTTTCagtcctggaggaggaggaggaggagaataaaGCTGCAGCAGCCTGTGTTTCAGTcctggaggaggatgaggaggagaataaAGCTGCAGCAGCCTGTGTTTCagtcctggaggaggaggaggaggaggaggaggaactatCCAAGTTTAAAAGTGTTTTCCAGGGAATAGCAAACACCCATCTGGATGCTGAAGTAGAAAAGGCTGAGGAAACAGCTGACACCAACCATGTGGACACCCATCTTGAAGAAGGGCTGATGAGAATCAGAACTCTAGAGGATGTGGCGCTCCTCAGTCAGATGGAGTCAGTGGCAGATCAAACACCTGTTCAGCCTCTGACATCACCCACCACAGAAAACATGCTGTCTACAACTAAGATGGTgggaaaaaacagcaaaaggaAAAGAGGGATTGAGCTGAAACAAGTTCTGACCAAAGAGTCAAAAGTCATTCAAGTGCCACTTGCTCTAACAGTGGAGGACAAGGAGGACTCGGATGAAATGCTAGATCAGAGAGGGCTCATCAAAGAGGCCTTCGCTGGTGACAATGTAATCTCTGACTTTTTAAAGGACAAGAGGAAGCAGGAAGATGTAGGCAAGCCTAAGGTGGTGGACCTGACCCTGCCGGGATGGGGAGAGTGGGGGGGTATGGGCCACAAGCCATCCCGCAACAAACGCAGGAAATTTAGGATCAGGACTGTGCCACGTCCTCCCAGGAAAGATCAGCATCTACCTAGTGTCATCATCTCAGAGAAGAGAAACAGCTCCATCAGCTTACACCAGGTGAACTCATTGCCCTCTCCCTTTGTGAACCACACACAGTTCGAGAGCACCATCCGCTCTCCCATCGGTCGCATGTGGAATACAGAGCAGACTGTCAACAAGATCACTAATCCTAAGGTGGTCACTCAGATGGGGGCCATAATAGAGCCAATGGCTAAAGAGGAGCTTATGAAGAACAAGAAGCAAGTGTCCACTGGGAACAGCAGTGGTGTGgaaccaataaaaacaaaaccaatgaaACACActaaaaagaaatga